One window of Myripristis murdjan chromosome 8, fMyrMur1.1, whole genome shotgun sequence genomic DNA carries:
- the LOC115364486 gene encoding zona pellucida sperm-binding protein 4-like isoform X1 codes for MSYHSAKLCLFCLIVMVMSRCCLCSSSIRRGRTPEQRAQHALPRVTCSTRRIRAVFGPLVQSDFHVNDESGAKIPVPQTEGPCGVRKSTGNNSVSFFSRYDSCYARVEGSIVVVPLMVQLAGEDRWFRVNISCPVIKRHSERTHLIPTSVPGRCDTPRALRVHCGPHSISRDACYKLRCCYDTQDLTCYYRLNACSLDGHFVFSVKTTDAEPPLNPRSLIVKDQPHCSPVITTADVAVFKIGVTDCGAKMKVDGDLMSYVVEVEEMQPKTVTKRSPFSLQVQCEYEAADVKRAADLRSLHGATNPPPVTALGTIRVQMRIATDSSFTSFFPENRLPLTFPLRKAIYVEVAIAQPSPDPTLSLRVQDCFAYPVSRHSVWTLMFAGCPNPLDIMRSSVPVDRQGKTTAHSQVRRFDVKTFAFLHPNTGLPSVEEMYFYCWVEICTADVECAQHCSLYSPEGERERREALSGSSQIQLVSLGPLLLGQSSTELEENPCVKQNTMFQATLYSLSVVGAALLVILLFIVGSNIRRRQTAAEHACNTPPEPPQ; via the exons ATGAGTTATCATTCCGCAaagctctgtttgttttgtttaattgttatGGTCATGTCCCGGTGCTGTCTGTGCTCCTCGTCTATCCGGAGGGGGCGAACACCTGAGCAGAGGGCACAGCACGCCCTGCCGAGGGTCACCTGCTCTACCCGGCGCATACGGGCTGTTTTTGGGCCACTGGTGCAAAGTGACTTCCATGTGAACG ATGAGTCGGGGGCCAAGATCCCCGTGCCTCAGACGGAGGGCCCCTGCGGAGTGAGGAAGAGCACAGGCAACAACAGCGTCTCATTCTTCAGTAGATATGACAGCTGCTATGCCCGGGTTGAG GGCAGCATCGTGGTCGTGCCACTGATGGTCCAGCTGGCCGGAGAGGATCGGTGGTTCAGGGTGAACATCAGCTGTCCTGTGATAAAGAGACACAGCGAGAGGACCCACCTCATCCCCACAT CAGTACCTGGAAGATGTGACACCCCAAGAGCTCTGCGAGTGCATTGTGGCCCCCACAGCATTTCTCGTGATGCCTGCTACAAACTGAGATGCTGCTATGACACTCAGGATTTAACCTGCTACTACAGACTCAATG CCTGCTCCTTGGACGggcactttgtgttttctgtcaagACAACAGACGCAGAGCCGCCTCTCAATCCCAGAAGCCTCATAGTCAAGGATCAGCCACACTGTTCCCCTGTGATCACCACTGCAGACGTCGCTGTCTTCAAGATTGGTGTTACGGACTGTGGTGCGAAGATGAAG GTAGACGGTGATCTGATGAGCTATGTGGTGGAAGTGGAAGAGATGCAGCCTAAGACTGTGACCAAACGTTCTCCGTTCAG TCTCCAGGTCCAGTGTGAGTATGAGGCCGCAGATGTAAAGCGTGCAGCAGACCTGCGGTCCTTACATGGAGCCACCAACCCACCACCTGTGACTGCACTGGGTACTATCAGAGTGCAGATGAGAATAGCCACAG ATTCATCCTTCACTTCCTTCTTTCCTGAGAACCGGCTTCCGCTGACATTCCCTTTGCGTAAAGCTATATATGTGGAGGTTGCCATTGCACAGCCCTCCCCTGACCCCACCCTTTCCCTGCGTGTGCAGGACTGCTTTGCTTACCCTGTGTCCAGACACTCTGTGTGGACACTCATGTTTGCTGG ATGTCCCAACCCTCTGGATATAATGAGAAGTTCCGTCCCTGTGGACAGGCAGGGGAAGACCACTGCCCACTCCCAGGTCAGGAGGTTTGATGTCAAGACATTCGCCTTCTTGCACCCCAATACTGGCCTCCCCAGCGTGGAGGAG ATGTACTTCTACTGTTGGGTGGAAATCTGCACGGCGGATGTTGAGTGTGCACAGCATTGCTCCCTTTACT CACCcgagggtgagagggagaggagagaggcctTGTCTGGGTCCAGCCAGATCCAGCTGGTCTCCTTAGGACCTCTGCTGCTGGGACAGAGCAGCACCGAACTGGAGGAGAATCCATGTGTCAAACAGAATACAA tgTTTCAAGCGACGCTCTACTCTCTCTCGGTTGTTGGAGCCGCCTTGTTGGTGATCTTGCTGTTCATAGTTGGCTCAAACATCAGACGGCGTCAGACAGCGGCAGAGCATGCTTGTAACACACCACCTGAACCACCACAATAA
- the wbp2nl gene encoding postacrosomal sheath WW domain-binding protein, whose product MALNRNHSQNGGVLVNNGESVLRECKNVELSFSDVTCKTDLLKGTKKGTVFLTPYRLLFVSSNIKDCLGSAMFPYYLMKGCSIEQPVFAANYIKGTVSAEPGGGWEGQANFKMSFTSGGAIELGQHLFKLATNASRAAPAQNGAASFGYPSPGMMNGYGPPPAPQNYPYAPPPQQNGFYQGPPPPAANMGYPYPTAAAGVYPSAPAYMAPPPPYPGPPQNWAAPPQNWTAPPPPPGNSKAAEAAGSAYYNPNNPHNVYMPMEQPPPYAPYPNTPEKKNN is encoded by the exons ATGGCCCTCAACCGGAATCATTCACAGAACGGCGGCGTCTTGGTGAACAACGGAGAAAG TGTCTTGAGGGAGTGCAAGAATGTGGAGCTGTCATTCAGTGATGTCACCTGCAAGACAGACCTACTGAAGGGGACCAAGAAGGGCACGGTTTTCCTCACACCATACAGG TTGCTGTTTGTGTCCAGTAACATCAAGGACTGCCTGGGGTCTGCCATGTTCCCCTACTATTTGATGAAAGGCTGCAGCATTGAGCAGCCAGTCTTTGCAGCCAACTACATAAAAGGGACAGTGTCAGCTGAGCCTGGTG GTGGCTGGGAGGGCCAGGCTAACTTCAAGATGTCCTTCACCAGTGGGGGCGCGATAGAGCTGGGACAGCATCTTTTCAAACTGGCCACAAATG CATCCCGTGCTGCTCCTGCCCAGAACGGCGCTGCCTCTTTTGGCTATCCTTCCCCTGGAATGATGAATGGCTATGGCCCGCCACCTGCTCCTCAAAACTATCCATATGCACCCCCCCCTCAGCAGAATGGATTTTACCAGGGTCCTCCACCTCCCGCTGCGAACATGGGCTACCCCTATCCAACAGCCGCCGCAG GAGTGTACCCATCTGCTCCTGCCTACATGGCCCCACCTCCTCCGTACCCTGGGCCACCCCAAAATTGGGCCGCACCCCCCCAGAACTGGACTGCACCACCACCCCCTCCag GTAACTCCaaggcagcagaagcagcaggcaGCGCTTATTACAATCCCAACAATCCACACAACGTCTACATGCCCATG
- the LOC115364486 gene encoding zona pellucida sperm-binding protein 4-like isoform X2: protein MSYHSAKLCLFCLIVMVMSRCCLCSSSIRRGRTPEQRAQHALPRVTCSTRRIRAVFGPLVQSDFHVNDESGAKIPVPQTEGPCGVRKSTGNNSVSFFSRYDSCYARVEGSIVVVPLMVQLAGEDRWFRVNISCPVIKRHSERTHLIPTLPGRCDTPRALRVHCGPHSISRDACYKLRCCYDTQDLTCYYRLNACSLDGHFVFSVKTTDAEPPLNPRSLIVKDQPHCSPVITTADVAVFKIGVTDCGAKMKVDGDLMSYVVEVEEMQPKTVTKRSPFSLQVQCEYEAADVKRAADLRSLHGATNPPPVTALGTIRVQMRIATDSSFTSFFPENRLPLTFPLRKAIYVEVAIAQPSPDPTLSLRVQDCFAYPVSRHSVWTLMFAGCPNPLDIMRSSVPVDRQGKTTAHSQVRRFDVKTFAFLHPNTGLPSVEEMYFYCWVEICTADVECAQHCSLYSPEGERERREALSGSSQIQLVSLGPLLLGQSSTELEENPCVKQNTMFQATLYSLSVVGAALLVILLFIVGSNIRRRQTAAEHACNTPPEPPQ from the exons ATGAGTTATCATTCCGCAaagctctgtttgttttgtttaattgttatGGTCATGTCCCGGTGCTGTCTGTGCTCCTCGTCTATCCGGAGGGGGCGAACACCTGAGCAGAGGGCACAGCACGCCCTGCCGAGGGTCACCTGCTCTACCCGGCGCATACGGGCTGTTTTTGGGCCACTGGTGCAAAGTGACTTCCATGTGAACG ATGAGTCGGGGGCCAAGATCCCCGTGCCTCAGACGGAGGGCCCCTGCGGAGTGAGGAAGAGCACAGGCAACAACAGCGTCTCATTCTTCAGTAGATATGACAGCTGCTATGCCCGGGTTGAG GGCAGCATCGTGGTCGTGCCACTGATGGTCCAGCTGGCCGGAGAGGATCGGTGGTTCAGGGTGAACATCAGCTGTCCTGTGATAAAGAGACACAGCGAGAGGACCCACCTCATCCCCACAT TACCTGGAAGATGTGACACCCCAAGAGCTCTGCGAGTGCATTGTGGCCCCCACAGCATTTCTCGTGATGCCTGCTACAAACTGAGATGCTGCTATGACACTCAGGATTTAACCTGCTACTACAGACTCAATG CCTGCTCCTTGGACGggcactttgtgttttctgtcaagACAACAGACGCAGAGCCGCCTCTCAATCCCAGAAGCCTCATAGTCAAGGATCAGCCACACTGTTCCCCTGTGATCACCACTGCAGACGTCGCTGTCTTCAAGATTGGTGTTACGGACTGTGGTGCGAAGATGAAG GTAGACGGTGATCTGATGAGCTATGTGGTGGAAGTGGAAGAGATGCAGCCTAAGACTGTGACCAAACGTTCTCCGTTCAG TCTCCAGGTCCAGTGTGAGTATGAGGCCGCAGATGTAAAGCGTGCAGCAGACCTGCGGTCCTTACATGGAGCCACCAACCCACCACCTGTGACTGCACTGGGTACTATCAGAGTGCAGATGAGAATAGCCACAG ATTCATCCTTCACTTCCTTCTTTCCTGAGAACCGGCTTCCGCTGACATTCCCTTTGCGTAAAGCTATATATGTGGAGGTTGCCATTGCACAGCCCTCCCCTGACCCCACCCTTTCCCTGCGTGTGCAGGACTGCTTTGCTTACCCTGTGTCCAGACACTCTGTGTGGACACTCATGTTTGCTGG ATGTCCCAACCCTCTGGATATAATGAGAAGTTCCGTCCCTGTGGACAGGCAGGGGAAGACCACTGCCCACTCCCAGGTCAGGAGGTTTGATGTCAAGACATTCGCCTTCTTGCACCCCAATACTGGCCTCCCCAGCGTGGAGGAG ATGTACTTCTACTGTTGGGTGGAAATCTGCACGGCGGATGTTGAGTGTGCACAGCATTGCTCCCTTTACT CACCcgagggtgagagggagaggagagaggcctTGTCTGGGTCCAGCCAGATCCAGCTGGTCTCCTTAGGACCTCTGCTGCTGGGACAGAGCAGCACCGAACTGGAGGAGAATCCATGTGTCAAACAGAATACAA tgTTTCAAGCGACGCTCTACTCTCTCTCGGTTGTTGGAGCCGCCTTGTTGGTGATCTTGCTGTTCATAGTTGGCTCAAACATCAGACGGCGTCAGACAGCGGCAGAGCATGCTTGTAACACACCACCTGAACCACCACAATAA